One region of Malania oleifera isolate guangnan ecotype guangnan chromosome 6, ASM2987363v1, whole genome shotgun sequence genomic DNA includes:
- the LOC131158311 gene encoding uncharacterized WD repeat-containing protein C3H5.08c isoform X1: protein MMGSCNEEEDDRFFDTREELSDLGSDCSEDCSSSRGLFDCASNKFHYEFWIKRPDSVNERRVRFLRWMGLSMDQNPIMRENSGDVSCDSFEIQNFRIIQDSGAVLRAWGSENGCSSSESFVSNKDPELVEENFIHKIENLDSQSQLFVDELSHEGAFSRLREVGLNRLIIDEEFQKARGSSPLGQRLSRREEEASNLLVMKKKVNLGWLRRLGAVACIANGHGQARFSSNNLDPIEGMRTQRLQIYPHRKKSKELSSLFMGQEFPAHEGSISAMKFSLDGKYLASAGEDGIVRIWKVIEEERSNKFDISDMDPSCLYFQANDLSELSPLDVDKEKLSKMKRSTKSSDLTFVIFPQKVFHLLEKPLHEFHGHSGEVLDLSWSRKGLYLYYLQYLLSSSVDKTVRLWQVGCNRCLRVFSHNNYVTCIDFNPMDDNYFISGSIDGKVRIWEVLGCRVVDWTDIREIITAVCYRPDGKGGIVGSMTGSCHFYDITDNQLQMDTQICLQGKKKLPWKRITGFQFCPDNPAKVMVTSADSRVRMLCGVDVIRKFRGLRNAGSHLSFTADGKHIVSTSDDSNVYIWNYINSQDKGPSRVKNLKCYESFLSHNASIAIPWSGTKNIPDTLSSPTVTGDMLRNSFENENSHPRKPSLPTPTSFSLSPGLLLEPSPKGSATWPEEKLSNSSPVGVSPSMCKSEYKSLKSACHSMSSSPHMWGLVIVTAGWDGWIRTYHNYGLPVHR from the exons ATGATGGGGAGTTGCAACGAAGAGGAAGATGATCGATTCTTTGATACCCGCGAAGAGTTGTCTGATCTGGGTTCAGATTGCTCTGAAGATTGTAGTTCTAGTCGTGGCCTTTTTGATTGTGCCTCcaacaaatttcactatgaatTTTGGATTAAGAGACCTGACAGTGTTAACGAGCGCCGTGTTAGGTTCTTAAGATGGATGGGTCTGAGTATGGATCAAAACCCGATTATGAGAGAGAATTCCGGAGATGTATCTTGTGACAGTTTTGAAATACAGAACTTTAGAATCATTCAGGACAGCGGGGCAGTGCTCAGGGCATGGGGCTCAGAAAATGGGTGCTCATCAAGTGAGTCTTTTGTGTCAAATAAAGATCCTGAATTAGTGGAGGAGAATTTTATTCATAAGATTGAAAATTTGGATAGTCAATCACAGCTTTTTGTGGACGAACTCAGCCATGAAGGGGCATTTAGCAGGCTACGTGAAGTGGGTTTGAATCGATTGATAATTGATGAAGAGTTTCAGAAAGCTCGAGGGTCATCTCCTCTTGGTCAGCGACTCTCAAGAAGGGAGGAAGAGGCAAGTAACTTGTTAGTTATGAAAAAGAAAGTCAATTTGGGGTGGCTAAGGAGATTAGGTGCTGTGGCATGTATTGCAAATGGCCATGGACAAGCTCGTTTTAGCAGCAATAACCTTGATCCCATTGAGGGGATGAGGACCCAAAGACTTCAGATTTATCCACACAGGAAAAAATCGAAGGAATTATCTTCCCTTTTCATGGGACAAGAATTCCCTGCACATGAGGGCTCAATATCAGCAATGAAGTTCAGCCTCGACGGAAAATACCTGGCAAGTGCTGGTGAAGATGGAATTGTGCGCATCTGGAAGGTGATTGAGGAGGAGAGGTCGAATAAGTTTGACATTTCAGACATGGATCCTTCGTGTTTGTACTTTCAAGCGAATGATCTTTCCGAATTGTCCCCTCTCGATGTGGacaaggagaaattgagtaagATGAAGAGGTCGACGAAATCATCAGATTTGACTTTTGTCATTTTCCCACAGAAGGTCTTCCACCTATTGGAGAAGCCTTTGCATGAGTTCCATGGGCACAGTGGTGAGGTCTTGGATCTATCATGGTCGAGGAAAGGG ttatatttgtattatttgcaGTACCTGCTTTCATCCTCTGTCGATAAAACAGTTCGCTTGTGGCAAGTGGGATGCAACCGATGTCTCAGAGTTTTCTCTCATAATAATTATG TTACTTGCATAGACTTCAACCCAATGGATGATAATTACTTCATTAGTGGTTCGATAGATGGAAAAGTTCGCATTTGGGAAGTGCTTGGCTGTCGTGTTGTTGATTGGACTGATATTAGAGAAATAATCACTGCCGTATGCTATCGCCCAGATGGCAAG GGAGGAATTGTGGGCTCCATGACAGGCAGCTGCCATTTTTATGATATCACAG ATAATCAATTGCAAATGGACACACAAATATGCTTACAGGGCAAaaagaaactaccatggaagagGATAACAGGTTTTCAG TTTTGCCCAGACAATCCAGCCAAGGTAATGGTCACTTCTGCTGATTCACGTGTTCGAATGCTTTGTGGAGTTGATGTCATTCGCAAATTCAGGG GTCTTAGAAATGCTGGAAGCCATCTGTCTTTCACTGCAGATGGAAAGCATATCGTTTCAACGAGTGACGATTCTAACGTCTACATCTGGAACTATATTAACAGCCAGGACAAGGGGCCTTCCCGAGTGAAGAACCTCAAGTGTTATGAAAGCTTTTTATCCCACAACGCTTCAATTGCTATACCTTGGTCTGGCACAAAAAACATTCCAGATACCCTTTCATCCCCAACAGTTACAGGTGACATGCTGAGAAACAGCTTTGAAAATGAGAATTCACACCCCAGAAAGCCCTCATTACCTACTCCAACTTCTTTCTCTTTGAGCCCTGGGCTTCTGTTGGAGCCTTCACCAAAGGGATCTGCAACCTGGCCAGAGGAGAAACTTTCCAATTCAAGTCCCGTGGGGGTTTCACCCTCAATGTGCAAATCAGAGTACAAGTCTCTGAAGAGTGCATGCCATAGCATGTCGAGTTCTCCTCACATGTGGGGTCTTGTGATCGTAACAGCAGGATGGGATGGATGGATAAGAACATACCACAATTATGGGTTACCTGTCCATCGTTGA
- the LOC131158311 gene encoding uncharacterized WD repeat-containing protein C3H5.08c isoform X2 encodes MMGSCNEEEDDRFFDTREELSDLGSDCSEDCSSSRGLFDCASNKFHYEFWIKRPDSVNERRVRFLRWMGLSMDQNPIMRENSGDVSCDSFEIQNFRIIQDSGAVLRAWGSENGCSSSESFVSNKDPELVEENFIHKIENLDSQSQLFVDELSHEGAFSRLREVGLNRLIIDEEFQKARGSSPLGQRLSRREEEASNLLVMKKKVNLGWLRRLGAVACIANGHGQARFSSNNLDPIEGMRTQRLQIYPHRKKSKELSSLFMGQEFPAHEGSISAMKFSLDGKYLASAGEDGIVRIWKVIEEERSNKFDISDMDPSCLYFQANDLSELSPLDVDKEKLSKMKRSTKSSDLTFVIFPQKVFHLLEKPLHEFHGHSGEVLDLSWSRKGYLLSSSVDKTVRLWQVGCNRCLRVFSHNNYVTCIDFNPMDDNYFISGSIDGKVRIWEVLGCRVVDWTDIREIITAVCYRPDGKGGIVGSMTGSCHFYDITDNQLQMDTQICLQGKKKLPWKRITGFQFCPDNPAKVMVTSADSRVRMLCGVDVIRKFRGLRNAGSHLSFTADGKHIVSTSDDSNVYIWNYINSQDKGPSRVKNLKCYESFLSHNASIAIPWSGTKNIPDTLSSPTVTGDMLRNSFENENSHPRKPSLPTPTSFSLSPGLLLEPSPKGSATWPEEKLSNSSPVGVSPSMCKSEYKSLKSACHSMSSSPHMWGLVIVTAGWDGWIRTYHNYGLPVHR; translated from the exons ATGATGGGGAGTTGCAACGAAGAGGAAGATGATCGATTCTTTGATACCCGCGAAGAGTTGTCTGATCTGGGTTCAGATTGCTCTGAAGATTGTAGTTCTAGTCGTGGCCTTTTTGATTGTGCCTCcaacaaatttcactatgaatTTTGGATTAAGAGACCTGACAGTGTTAACGAGCGCCGTGTTAGGTTCTTAAGATGGATGGGTCTGAGTATGGATCAAAACCCGATTATGAGAGAGAATTCCGGAGATGTATCTTGTGACAGTTTTGAAATACAGAACTTTAGAATCATTCAGGACAGCGGGGCAGTGCTCAGGGCATGGGGCTCAGAAAATGGGTGCTCATCAAGTGAGTCTTTTGTGTCAAATAAAGATCCTGAATTAGTGGAGGAGAATTTTATTCATAAGATTGAAAATTTGGATAGTCAATCACAGCTTTTTGTGGACGAACTCAGCCATGAAGGGGCATTTAGCAGGCTACGTGAAGTGGGTTTGAATCGATTGATAATTGATGAAGAGTTTCAGAAAGCTCGAGGGTCATCTCCTCTTGGTCAGCGACTCTCAAGAAGGGAGGAAGAGGCAAGTAACTTGTTAGTTATGAAAAAGAAAGTCAATTTGGGGTGGCTAAGGAGATTAGGTGCTGTGGCATGTATTGCAAATGGCCATGGACAAGCTCGTTTTAGCAGCAATAACCTTGATCCCATTGAGGGGATGAGGACCCAAAGACTTCAGATTTATCCACACAGGAAAAAATCGAAGGAATTATCTTCCCTTTTCATGGGACAAGAATTCCCTGCACATGAGGGCTCAATATCAGCAATGAAGTTCAGCCTCGACGGAAAATACCTGGCAAGTGCTGGTGAAGATGGAATTGTGCGCATCTGGAAGGTGATTGAGGAGGAGAGGTCGAATAAGTTTGACATTTCAGACATGGATCCTTCGTGTTTGTACTTTCAAGCGAATGATCTTTCCGAATTGTCCCCTCTCGATGTGGacaaggagaaattgagtaagATGAAGAGGTCGACGAAATCATCAGATTTGACTTTTGTCATTTTCCCACAGAAGGTCTTCCACCTATTGGAGAAGCCTTTGCATGAGTTCCATGGGCACAGTGGTGAGGTCTTGGATCTATCATGGTCGAGGAAAGGG TACCTGCTTTCATCCTCTGTCGATAAAACAGTTCGCTTGTGGCAAGTGGGATGCAACCGATGTCTCAGAGTTTTCTCTCATAATAATTATG TTACTTGCATAGACTTCAACCCAATGGATGATAATTACTTCATTAGTGGTTCGATAGATGGAAAAGTTCGCATTTGGGAAGTGCTTGGCTGTCGTGTTGTTGATTGGACTGATATTAGAGAAATAATCACTGCCGTATGCTATCGCCCAGATGGCAAG GGAGGAATTGTGGGCTCCATGACAGGCAGCTGCCATTTTTATGATATCACAG ATAATCAATTGCAAATGGACACACAAATATGCTTACAGGGCAAaaagaaactaccatggaagagGATAACAGGTTTTCAG TTTTGCCCAGACAATCCAGCCAAGGTAATGGTCACTTCTGCTGATTCACGTGTTCGAATGCTTTGTGGAGTTGATGTCATTCGCAAATTCAGGG GTCTTAGAAATGCTGGAAGCCATCTGTCTTTCACTGCAGATGGAAAGCATATCGTTTCAACGAGTGACGATTCTAACGTCTACATCTGGAACTATATTAACAGCCAGGACAAGGGGCCTTCCCGAGTGAAGAACCTCAAGTGTTATGAAAGCTTTTTATCCCACAACGCTTCAATTGCTATACCTTGGTCTGGCACAAAAAACATTCCAGATACCCTTTCATCCCCAACAGTTACAGGTGACATGCTGAGAAACAGCTTTGAAAATGAGAATTCACACCCCAGAAAGCCCTCATTACCTACTCCAACTTCTTTCTCTTTGAGCCCTGGGCTTCTGTTGGAGCCTTCACCAAAGGGATCTGCAACCTGGCCAGAGGAGAAACTTTCCAATTCAAGTCCCGTGGGGGTTTCACCCTCAATGTGCAAATCAGAGTACAAGTCTCTGAAGAGTGCATGCCATAGCATGTCGAGTTCTCCTCACATGTGGGGTCTTGTGATCGTAACAGCAGGATGGGATGGATGGATAAGAACATACCACAATTATGGGTTACCTGTCCATCGTTGA